In one window of Musa acuminata AAA Group cultivar baxijiao chromosome BXJ3-2, Cavendish_Baxijiao_AAA, whole genome shotgun sequence DNA:
- the LOC135630699 gene encoding eukaryotic translation initiation factor 3 subunit D-like, whose amino-acid sequence MGFDVGNVPFNPDGWGPPETPAGPLLVKQDGAAHPANIPFAPFSRSEKLGRVADWSRNPNFSANASRSAGGTRDAVFDFALDESSALSGAAADDSSFRLVDGKPPPRPKFGPRWRFQQRPQLPQRRDEEVEAKKREAEKERARRDRLYNMHRRSAYAGGPGFAGSRRDTPNQKSSVDIQPEWTMLDQIPFSTFSKLSFAVPDPPEDLLICGALEFYDRNFDRVNPKNERRLERFKSRNFFKITTTDDPVIRRLAADDKATVFATDAILSALMCAPRSVSSWDIVIQRVGNKLFFDKRDGSQLDLLSVNETSQDPLPEAKEDINSAYSLAMEATYINQNFSQQVLVRDGNKVTFDEPNPFASEGEEVASVAYRYRRWKLDENTHLVARCEVHSVTEVKGQQTFMTLNALNEFDPKYSGVDWRQKLETQRGAVLATELKNNANKLAKWTAQALLAGADLMKLGYVSRVHPRDHFNHVILSVIGYKLKDFAAQINLNTSNMWGIVKSIVDLCMKLNEGKYVLVKDPAKPQVRIYEVPPDAFENEYVEEPLPEEEQVQPPAEKDATANAVDEVAEAEANAAAGAAEGEKDTDASVV is encoded by the coding sequence ATGGGCTTCGACGTGGGGAATGTCCCCTTCAACCCTGACGGCTGGGGTCCGCCGGAGACGCCCGCCGGGCCTCTCCTCGTCAAGCAGGACGGCGCCGCCCACCCGGCTAACATACCCTTCGCCCCTTTCTCACGCTCCGAGAAGCTCGGCCGCGTTGCCGACTGGAGCCGTAACCCCAACTTTAGCGCGAACGCCTCCCGATCTGCCGGTGGCACCCGCGACGCCGTCTTCGACTTCGCGCTCGATGAGTCGTCCGCCCTTTCCGGCGCCGCCGCAGATGACTCCTCCTTCCGCCTCGTAGACGGCAAGCCTCCTCCTCGCCCCAAGTTCGGCCCCCGCTGGCGCTTCCAGCAGCGCCCACAGCTGCCGCAGCGTCGCGACGAGGAGGTCGAGGCCAAGAAGCGCGAGGCCGAGAAGGAGCGCGCCCGCCGCGACCGTCTCTACAATATGCACCGCCGCTCCGCGTATGCCGGCGGTCCCGGCTTTGCCGGCTCTCGTCGCGACACCCCCAACCAAAAGTCCTCCGTCGATATCCAGCCGGAATGGACCATGCTCGACCAGATCCCCTTCTCCACCTTCTCCAAGCTTTCCTTCGCTGTTCCAGATCCGCCGGAGGACCTCCTCATCTGTGGCGCGCTCGAATTCTACGACCGCAACTTCGATCGCGTTAACCCCAAGAACGAGCGCCGTTTGGAGCGCTTCAAGTCCCGCAACTTCTTCAAGATCACCACCACCGACGACCCGGTCATCCGCCGCCTCGCCGCCGACGACAAGGCCACCGTTTTCGCCACCGACGCCATCCTCTCTGCCCTCATGTGCGCCCCGCGTTCCGTGTCCTCTTGGGACATTGTCATCCAGCGGGTTGGCAACAAGCTTTTCTTTGACAAGCGCGACGGGTCTCAACTCGACCTCCTCTCCGTCAACGAGACCTCGCAGGATCCGCTACCCGAGGCCAAGGAGGACATCAACTCGGCGTACTCCCTCGCCATGGAGGCCACTTACATCAACCAGAACTTCTCCCAGCAGGTCCTTGTACGTGATGGCAACAAGGTTACCTTTGATGAGCCCAACCCGTTTGCTTCTGAAGGCGAGGAGGTCGCCTCCGTTGCCTACCGATACCGCCGTTGGAAGCTGGACGAGAACACTCATCTCGTTGCAAGATGTGAGGTGCACAGTGTGACTGAGGTCAAGGGACAGCAAACCTTCATGACCCTTAACGCCCTCAACGAGTTCGATCCAAAATATTCTGGGGTAGACTGGAGGCAGAAACTTGAGACGCAGAGGGGAGCAGTTCTTGCTACCGAACTCAAAAACAACGCCAACAAGCTGGCCAAGTGGACAGCTCAAGCCCTCCTTGCGGGCGCTGATTTGATGAAACTGGGCTATGTCTCCAGAGTCCATCCCCGGGATCACTTCAACCATGTTATTTTGAGTGTCATTGGCTACAAGCTGAAAGATTTTGCTGCTCAGATCAACCTTAATACCTCTAACATGTGGGGGATTGTGAAATCGATCGTGGACCTTTGCATGAAGCTTAACGAGGGAAAATATGTGCTTGTGAAGGATCCAGCAAAGCCTCAGGTAAGGATATATGAGGTGCCACCGGATGCATTTGAGAATGAATATGTGGAGGAGCCACTGCCAGAGGAGGAACAGGTGCAGCCACCTGCGGAGAAAGATGCCACAGCAAATGCTGTGGATGAAGTAGCGGAAGCAGAGGCCAATGCTGCAGCTGGAGCAGCAGAGGGTGAGAAGGATACTGATGCTTCTGTGGTCTGA
- the LOC135630700 gene encoding uncharacterized protein LOC135630700 yields MGGGGASTETANPKPSPLNPNWAQLQQKLKSRRPPKPSHSADPGARTLAPSVLGKRKERAEPAPEASPSAFLSPTSTDCSLTDALAMDCEMVGVSIEGSKSAVGRVTLVNSWGNVVYDEYVRPIERIVDFRTKISGIRPRNMRKAKEFWAVQKQVAELIKGRILVGHALHNDLKVLLLSHPKKDIRDTSEYEPLRRGGQKRALKHLAAEILGAKIQENEHCPIEDARAAMFIYNKYKKAWEKSMKKNFMFKEKLNKRKKKQMEAKKS; encoded by the exons ATGGGGGGCGGCGGAGCATCGACCGAGACGGCGAACCCCAAGCCCTCGCCCCTCAACCCCAACTGGGCGCAGCTTCAGCAGAAGCTCAAGTCCCGCCGTCCCCCTAAACCCTCCCATTCCGCCGACCCCGGCGCCAGAACCCTAGCGCCATCCGTGTTGGGAAAGCGCAAGGAGAGAGCAGAGCCCGCGCCGGAGGCATCTCCATCCGCTTTTCTCTCTCCGACCTCCACTGACTGCAG CCTGACGGATGCACTGGCTATGGACTGTGAGATGGTCGGCGTGAGCATCGAGGGGAGTAAGAGCGCTGTTGGAAGAGTCACGCTG GTGAATTCATGGGGTAATGTAGTATATGATGAATATGTTCGTCCAATAGAGCGTATTGTTGACTTCCGTACCAAGATCAGTGGCATCCGGCCCAGAAACATGAGAAAAG CAAAGGAGTTTTGGGCTGTTCAAAAACAAGTGGCTGAATTGATTAAAGGACGAATACTCGTGGGTCATGCTTTGCACAATGACCTTAAG GTGTTGTTATTGAGTCACCCAAAGAAGGACATAAGGGATACCTCAGAATACGAGCCCTTAAGAAG GGGTGGTCAAAAGAGGGCACTGAAGCATCTAGCAGCTGAAATTCTTGGTGCTAAGATCCAGGAAAATGAGCACTGTCCT ATTGAGGATGCCCGAGCTGCAATGTTTATCTATAACAAATACAAGAAAGCCTGGGAGAAGAGCATGAAGAAAAATTTCATGTTCAAAGAAAAGCTCAACAAACGGAAGAAGAAACAGATGGAGGCAAAAAAAAGCTGA
- the LOC135631254 gene encoding fasciclin-like arabinogalactan protein 9: protein MATCPLLVVMTFSALLALTTPLDGAQPAAPEPAPEPLNITAILVNGTNYNTFIHLLRETQVDIQINEELNDLANAFTIFAPTDAAFKSLKSGTLNTLVQQDQVGLVLYHILPRYYSLDMFETASNPVRTQASGNHGAYTINVTTDSNMQVNISTGIVHTRIAKKIFDDSQQLAVYSLDKVLLPYDLFGPKPPASVPPTAGGKSPSGNSTAAEEGTSGAGLHGRGVGWSLLVGGGLVAIAGYLF from the coding sequence ATGGCCACTTGCCCGCTTCTCGTGGTGATGACTTTCTCCGCATTGCTCGCCCTCACCACCCCCCTCGACGGAGCCCAACCGGCCGCCCCCGAGCCGGCACCCGAGCCTCTCAACATCACCGCCATCCTCGTCAACGGCACCAACTACAACACCTTCATCCACCTCCTCCGCGAAACCCAGGTAGACATCCAGATCAACGAGGAGCTCAACGACCTGGCCAACGCCTTCACCATCTTCGCCCCCACTGACGCCGCCTTCAAGAGCCTCAAGTCCGGCACCCTCAACACCCTCGTCCAGCAGGACCAGGTGGGGCTAGTGCTCTACCACATCCTGCCGCGCTACTACAGCCTGGACATGTTCGAGACGGCGAGCAACCCGGTGCGCACCCAGGCGTCCGGCAACCACGGGGCGTACACCATCAACGTCACCACCGACAGCAACATGCAGGTGAACATCTCCACGGGTATCGTCCACACCCGCATCGCCAAAAAGATCTTCGACGACTCCCAGCAGCTGGCGGTGTACTCGCTGGACAAGGTGCTGTTGCCGTACGACCTCTTCGGGCCAAAGCCGCCGGCGTCGGTGCCCCCGACGGCCGGTGGGAAGAGCCCGTCTGGGAATTCGACAGCCGCGGAGGAAGGGACCAGCGGAGCTGGCTTGCATGGGAGGGGTGTCGGATGGAGCCTCCTTGTGGGCGGAGGGCTTGTAGCCATTGCCGGTTATCTATTCTGA
- the LOC135630701 gene encoding large ribosomal subunit protein eL20-like, producing the protein MKLFSRRRFDMVAFRFHQYQVVGRALPTAADEHPKIYRMKLWATNEVRAKSKFWYFLRKLKKVKKSNGQVLAINEIFERKPTKIKNYGIWLRYQSRTGYHNMYKEYRDTTLNGAVEQMYNEMASRHRVRHHCIQIIKTATIPSKLCKRESTKQFHDSKIKFPLVFKKVRPPTRKLKTTYKASRPNLFM; encoded by the exons ATGAAGCTATTCAGCCGCCGGCGCTTCGACATGGTAGCCTTTAGG TTCCATCAGTATCAAGTGGTCGGGAGGGCGCTCCCTACGGCCGCCGATGAGCACCCGAAGATCTACCGGATGAAACTGTGGGCAACGAACGAGGTCCGCGCCAAATCCAAGTTTTG GTACTTCTTGAGGAAGCTTAAGAAGGTTAAGAAGAGCAATGGACAAGTGCTGGCAATCAACGAG ATCTTTGAGCGTAAACCCACCAAGATCAAGAATTATGGCATCTGGTTACGATACCAGAGCAGAACAGGCTATCACAACATGTACAAGGAATACCGTGATACTACTCTCAATGGTGCTGTTGAGCAGATGTATAATGAGATGGCCTCTCGTCATCGAGTAAGGCATCACTGTATTCAAATAATTAAAACAGCTACAATTCCGTCTAAGCTTTGCAAGAGGGAGAGTACTAAGCAGTTCCATGACTCAAAAATCAAGTTTCCTCTGGTGTTTAAGAAGGTTAGGCCTCCAACCAGGAAGTTGAAAACCACATATAAGGCATCGAGGCCAAACTTATTTATGTAG